The genomic segment GGTTGATGGATAGGCCGGTGTGACGACCGGGCTACAATCGATGAGGCGCGACAGGTTGAGAATCGTACGCTTGACCTGGCCGTTTGGAGCGACGTTCCACACGTCCTCAGCCACAACGAATCCGAAGCTGCTGCCTACAACATCTCCGCGCTTCACAAGTTCGTAAACGTCGCGGCCCACCGTGGTATCGGGCAGGTCGCAGCTATACAGCAGGCCACGAGCATCAACGCTCACCCGTGCCGTGCCGCTTGCCGTGCGCCCGAGCAGCTTGTGGGCATCGTGGTTGAACAGAACCAACACGTCCGGCTTTGTTCTCAGTACTCCATCAAAGGCGTGATGGTCGATAGTCTCGATGAACCCAATGTCGTCGCTCGGGCTGTCGAAGCGAGCAGCATAGCCCGCAATCTTCTTCGCCATTGCCTGTAACTCCTTTCTGGTTGGAGCGGGCCCGCAAGCTCACGGCCCCGGCCCGCATTCAGGTCAGTTCCCGTTAGGTGCAAACCCAGCTGCTACATAAGCCGCACAGAGATCCTTGCGGTTCTTTTCCCATGCTGCGTTAGCTTGTTCCACACGAATCCGTGCGGCAGCGGCGGACTTGGGACGTTCCTCACGTTCCGCCCAATTCAACTCGTTTTGCGCTCCATTGAGTTGGATCGAGAGTTGAAGGTTCTCGCAGAGTAGCTTGTCGATGCTATGGATTTGGTCCTGCGTCGGCGCGAACTCTTTGATGAGCTCAACTTCACCGTCAACGTAGGCAATCACGGCTTCCGCTTTTGTTAGCGCTGCCCGGACTCGCTTTGCCTTATCTGGGTACTCAGACCACAGCCGGAGTAGTCGCTTGTGCGTGTCAATTCTGCGCTGCATGTGGGTTTTGAGTTCTGCGAGTGATGCGAGTTCGTGCGCATTGCTCGTTTTCCTTTTCTCCAATTCGATGAAAGCGCTCATAGCGATCCTCATGTTCATGTTGGTTGGTTGTTGTCATTCTGCGGAACGGCCCGCAGAGCCTCGGCCATATACATGCCGCACGAACTCAACGTCTTCCGCGAGTCCAAGCCGATGCACAAGGGTTTCGCCGTAGATACAGGCGATAGTGAAGCCCGTCTCCGCCAGCAGCTTCGCGAACGCAGGAGCATCGCAGGGCCAGTCGTTCGCGTCCCGGCACCATCTGTTGAAGTCCCGATAGAGCGACGCGAGGTTCGTGCTAAATCGGTCGCTCACTTGGCACCGCTCAGTGAGCCATTGGGTGAAGTCCTCGGCCCATTCATCGGCGGCAGTTTTCGGGCGGCTCAGGTACGCGATTACTTCGGCCCTGTGCAGCTTCAACTCCGCTACGAAGGGTGCCAGCCGCTCTGCTGGTCTGCCTAGCAGCTTCCCGCCTTCGATAATGAGCACTGCGCCTGATTCGGCGACTCGTTTGATCAGTTCGGCAACCATGCTTCTGCCTTTCCAAAAGGCGTAACAATGCGTAACGGCGTCACGAGCCGCACCAGTTGTGGTGATTCCGTGTTTCGTGTGTTTGGCGTGTTACGGCACAGAGTTGCGACGGCAGCCTATAGTCGCAGCCACTCCTCTTCGCTCGTGACGGGCGTGCCGTGCTCCGGATCAGGCAGTAACAGGGTTTCAGCCAGCACTGAGGCGGTGTGTGACGATGTGACGGCCGTTACGGGGTCTGCAACCACCGAAGCGCAGAACCTGGCCCACGCATCCTCGAAGTCGGTCCGTAGATAACCTTTCGCTGTACCGCTCCCGATCCGAAGGGTGCGCGGAGCGATGCGATACTTACGAAGTTCCTTGGCGAGTTGGTGCGACCTCATCGGCTCGTGTCGGAATCCCCACGCGATCCATGGCCGCTCGTCTAGCTGGTGCAGGTACTCCAGCACGTCAGCGGTGGTCAGCCTGTCGGTGCGTCTCTCATCGAAGTGCGCCCGAATGTCAGACAGTAGCATCGCCCCGAAGGACTCGGTAGCTTCCGCGTTACTTGCAAACGCTAGCCGTATGGCTCGCAAGACTCGGTTATGCCACGCTTCACCCGCTAGTGACGCAATTGTCAGCAACGGCCGCGCTGTATCATTCTGTCGCCCGTCAAAACCAGAGACTTGTCCGTAGCGGAAGGCGGCACGAAGCACTGGCGTAACGGTTTTCGACCAGCGCTCGATCATCTCGCGGAGTGGCAATGCTTCTGCCTCTGCTTGTTCGGTGTCAAATGACCGCACACGCTCTCCGGCGGTCCTGCGTCTCATTTCGATACGGATCGAGCGGGAGGCTGTGGTGTCGTGCAGGTGGTTGCCTATACCTGCAAACACTTTGGGGCAGTACACCGCGAAGTCGCGCAACTCGTTATTCTTCCCGTCGCACTTCGTTACGACTCCGTAACGCACGAAGCCTTCGTTGAGGATGCCTTGCAGGGTAGCGGCAAACTCGGGGTTGCTCGCCAACTGCGCATCCATCTCATCGAGGAAAAGGGTTGGTCTATCCTTCGCATCGGCAGCTCTTTCCCGGTCAATGACACGCACCAATGCGGCGGCTGTGATTCCTCCTGCCCTGCGAGGGTTGTGCGCAAGCACGCGCAGCACGTCCATCAACAAGGACTTTCCACACGCCTTCTCCGCTGCGGTTACGAAGATGTATGGTGTGAAAAACGAGAACTGGAAGACGTAAGTGTGGAGAACCCAGACGGCAAGAATCGCCTCTTGATTATCGTGCAAGACGACATAGCGCCGAATGAATGCCGCGATCTCGTCCAGAAGCCCAGCCGTGTAGTCTTCGCGCAGGTCGAATAATTCTGCGGGCCAGCCGTTCCAGACCGGCAACCTGTCTGCCAATGAGTCCGACACTGCGCCTGCCGTTATCTGATCCCCACGCATGAGGGCTTCATTCAAAGCAGTTTGCAAGTGCTCTATCTCTCGTTCGGCCTTATCTTCCCCGAAGACATCCTGTCCCAATTGCCGTACATCGACATCCATCGCATTTCCCTTCTGCGCCTTCGCGCTTCACCGGGTGCTTTCCACCCTCAGTTCGGCCCTGTGAAGGGCTTCGCAAGCATGGGCAAACGCTTCTGCCGTAGCGTCGTCTTCGGGGTCTTGGGCTAGCGCCTTGCCTAAAGAGTTGGCCACTATCTGCGCGCGCTGCATACACCGCATTGCCTCGCGCTTTTCCGCTGCTCTGCGCTCGCGCTCGGATTCTCTACACTCGTGCTCCGCTCGCATTTCAGCTATCTGTTTGGGCGATGGCGGCGGGCCGGTGAACAGATCGCGTCGTGATAACCCGAGTGCCGACAAGATGCCGTCTGTTGTACATCCGCCAAAACAGTGCAAGAGCACGCGGCCATCTTTGCCCTCTCGAATGTAGAGTGAAGGTGATCTGTCGTCGTGCGCGGCGCATTGAGCCTTCCACCTCCCGGGGCCGAGCGGTTGCGCGTTGACGAGTGCTCCGAAGTCGCGAGCGGTCATGTCTTCCCTTTCTGCGCTAAATGACGAGTGGTTTGCTGGGCCGCGGAGTGCACGGACACAGCCCAGCAAAAGTGAGGCGAGGCCAAGACCTACGCAGCTTGTGCGAATGATTGGTGGCTGTTGATTCGCTCGGCAATCCAGCTGTTGATACTCGATGCCGTCCACCGGGTGCTGTTCATCCCCAATCGCACCCCCATCGGAAACTCTCCCCGTGCCATCAGACGGTAGATTTGCGACCGACTCAGGCCGACGCGGGTGATAACCTCGGGTAGCCTCAAGAAGCGTTCCTCGGTACTCGTCATAGTGATCCTCATTGCCGTGAATGCACACGGATGCGATGCGCCAGCGTCGCGGGCGCGTTGATAGATTCCGGGCAACAAAAAACCGCCCTCGAAGGCGGTCTTATGTGCGCGGGTTGTGGGTGCTATTGAGTTACGTGCTGCGAACCAGCAGCCTGCTGCGCGGCACCGTGGCGACCCAGCCGAGTGCGCGGGATCTCGTGGTGTCCCTTTCCCCTCTCATACTGTTAACCCGTATGACAGGGCTATTTCTTACGTCGCTTTCAACTTTATTTGCTTCTTCCAGCGGTGGCATCTCTGATCGAGCGTATTGCGACTGACACCCAGAGCTGTGGCGATCTCCGATGGACTGAAACCCTCGGCCTTGAGTTCAAAGACCTGCCTCGCCTGCTCGCTCGGGAACTGAATCTCAGGGTGCCGGTCGTTGCCAGCGTAAAGCTCGTCAGGTAAGGGGATGCTGCGATTCGCTTCCTCCATCGCTTTGAACATATCCGCACGAACCCCTCGGATGATGTGGTTAACCCATGCGTGAAAGGGAGCAATCGGCTCATAGTGAGATATACGCTGAAACACTCTGATCGTTACCGTCTGGGCTGCATCCTCATCGTAGAGCCGCCGGTACGCGAGCATCCGTACATATCGCAAGAGATCCTCGGTGTCACCGCTTGCCTGCAACTCATCTATTTTCTGGCAAAGTGCTGTGTACTGCACCGATCCACCTCCCGGCAGAATCTCCCGTGCCGTGGGTGTCTCGGTCGCGTTCCCCAACGGAATTAGGAATGACTACAGTCTGCGACGCGCTGGGAGTGTGCCTATGTGATGGAGATCACGAACCAGCAAGGGTGAGTCCGGCGCAGTGGTACAGAGAAACCGT from the Occallatibacter riparius genome contains:
- a CDS encoding DUF3631 domain-containing protein, which encodes MDVDVRQLGQDVFGEDKAEREIEHLQTALNEALMRGDQITAGAVSDSLADRLPVWNGWPAELFDLREDYTAGLLDEIAAFIRRYVVLHDNQEAILAVWVLHTYVFQFSFFTPYIFVTAAEKACGKSLLMDVLRVLAHNPRRAGGITAAALVRVIDRERAADAKDRPTLFLDEMDAQLASNPEFAATLQGILNEGFVRYGVVTKCDGKNNELRDFAVYCPKVFAGIGNHLHDTTASRSIRIEMRRRTAGERVRSFDTEQAEAEALPLREMIERWSKTVTPVLRAAFRYGQVSGFDGRQNDTARPLLTIASLAGEAWHNRVLRAIRLAFASNAEATESFGAMLLSDIRAHFDERRTDRLTTADVLEYLHQLDERPWIAWGFRHEPMRSHQLAKELRKYRIAPRTLRIGSGTAKGYLRTDFEDAWARFCASVVADPVTAVTSSHTASVLAETLLLPDPEHGTPVTSEEEWLRL
- a CDS encoding helix-turn-helix transcriptional regulator; its protein translation is MRITMTSTEERFLRLPEVITRVGLSRSQIYRLMARGEFPMGVRLGMNSTRWTASSINSWIAERINSHQSFAQAA
- a CDS encoding sigma-70 family RNA polymerase sigma factor: MQYTALCQKIDELQASGDTEDLLRYVRMLAYRRLYDEDAAQTVTIRVFQRISHYEPIAPFHAWVNHIIRGVRADMFKAMEEANRSIPLPDELYAGNDRHPEIQFPSEQARQVFELKAEGFSPSEIATALGVSRNTLDQRCHRWKKQIKLKAT